A single genomic interval of Trichosurus vulpecula isolate mTriVul1 chromosome 6, mTriVul1.pri, whole genome shotgun sequence harbors:
- the LOC118853335 gene encoding transmembrane protein 251-like, with the protein MMNFCQRMGWIGVGLYLLASAAAIYYVFEINETYNRLALEHVQQHPKEPQEGTTWTYSLKARLLSLPFWLWTIIFLIPYLQMFLFLYSCTRADPKTVGYCIIPICLAIICNRHQTFVKASNQISRLQLIDT; encoded by the coding sequence ATGATGAACTTCTGCCAGAGGatgggatggattggagtggggctGTATCTGTTAGCAAGTGCAGCTGCAATTTACTATGTTTTTGAAATCAATGAAACTTACAACAGACTAGCATTGGAACACGTTCAGCAACACCCAAAAGAGCCACAAGAAGGAACCACATGGACATATTCCTTGAAAGCTCGACTACTCTCTCTGCCTTTTTGGCTATGGACGATTATTTTTCTAATCCCATACTTACAGATGTTTTTGTTCCTTTATTCTTGCACAAGAGCTGACCCCAAAACTGTGGGCTATTGTATCATTCCTATATGCCTGGCAATTATTTGCAATCGCCACCAAACTTTTGTCAAAGCTTCTAATCAGATCAGCAGATTGCAACTGATTGATACATAA